One genomic segment of Salmo trutta chromosome 8, fSalTru1.1, whole genome shotgun sequence includes these proteins:
- the vgf gene encoding cilia- and flagella-associated protein 251, with the protein MMWSHFATSALILLVVLLRLTLTLPLTASVATETHSPSDSHAPSPLGLRPAEGENEGRKGGLPQRERAEEEDELFGDMDPKMLAAVLLEAMNKPHGERRNGVEDGSKEKERGKEENERERQEEERGAEVRAALDEEGADRDRDGREELELVMAAAAAQGKEERERDEEEEERKRAQEEEEERLTEKVTSHTTSQTIPGKEKRPPAEGERGEEVGVEEVGAREDAQQGPPTSQETQQEEEEEQLSPDEVQNLQSMLEELQNYNTANKREREAQEQRGRESRGYSQDDTDQALIHNQIKPKAKGYPRAMSKKLKWQEEMQKALNMPTYRGGNFMDDFDNLARPAAEEDDEEMLSPEEEERRAKEEQEEVRRQAMEAQRAKAEEEKLADIASDMLLQYMVKQDKGKYQNKKTLLSNAAEDKRSDEEVVNEDDDIDPQTIDKLIEISSKLHLPADDVVDIISDVEKKKKKDAPETLPWQRPQQRPLVYPAAKAVNAQPSHPRYPTLKQPLPAINPLKAWFKDKSSIKPSKQDLWIKPQQKSFRTSSNYPTYPFYQQKPYQGYYPIYFPPPKPKPRFYAKPSFMLNDLLSNSLDYDFDFPPKRRYRPWVQPRPRKPPAALRRNLYYPNYSSYPNYLLPPHPRTYNPLPVPVPMPKPRSYPPRGQVQPRHRHGYYYQAPSAPLVTRDQDYYGMQGIGMGPQQQDSNEDLENYIQQVFMKPRPRMFQ; encoded by the coding sequence ATGATGTGGTCCCACTTCGCCACAAGTGCCCTTATCCTACTGGTTGTCCTGTTGAGACTCACCCTAACCCTCCCGCTCACCGCCTCCGTGGCAACCGAGACACACAGCCCCAGCGACAGCCATGCTCCTTCCCCTCTTGGACTTAGGCCAGCCGAGGGAGAGAATGAAGGGAGGAAGGGCGGActtccacagagagagagagcagaagaggaggatgagcttTTTGGAGACATGGACCCCAAAATGTTAGCAGCCGTTCTGCTGGAGGCGATGAATAAGCCGCACGGGGAAAGGAGGAACGGTGTGGAGGATGGGAgcaaggaaaaagagagaggaaaagaggagaatgagagagagaggcaggaggaggagaggggagcggAGGTGAGAGCAGCATTGGATGAGGAGGGAGCAGACCGAGACAGGGACGGTCGCGAGGAGCTTGAGCTGGTGATGGCGGCCGCTGCGGCGCAGGGCaaggaggagcgagagagggatgaggaggaggaggagaggaagagagcacaggaggaggaggaggaaagactAACAGAGAAAGTGACTAGCCACACCACCAGCCAGACGATTCCTGGAAAGGAGAAACGACCTCCGGcagaaggagaaagaggggaggaggtgggagtGGAGGAGGTGGGGGCAAGAGAGGATGCGCAGCAGGGACCCCCCACCTCACAGGAGACCCagcaagaggaggaagaggagcaacTAAGTCCAGATGAAGTGCAGAACCTCCAGAGCATGTTGGAGGAACTACAGAACTACAACACAGctaacaagagagagagggaggcccaggagcagagagggagagagagcaggggctACAGCCAAGACGACACAGACCAAGCCCTGATCCACAACCAGATAAAACCCAAAGCTAAAGGATACCCCCGAGCCATGTCGAAGAAGCTCAAATGGCAAGAGGAGATGCAGAAAGCCCTGAACATGCCCACTTATAGAGGAGGCAACTTCATGGACGACTTTGACAATCTGGCTCGCCCGGCGGCtgaggaggatgatgaggaaATGCTGAGCCccgaggaggaagagaggagggcgaaggaggagcaggaggaggtcaGGAGGCAGGCGATGGAGGCGCAGAGGGCCAAAGCCGAGGAGGAGAAGTTGGCGGACATCGCCTCGGACATGCTCCTGCAGTACATGGTCAAACAGGACAAAGGAAAGTACCAGAACAAGAAGACCCTGCTGTCCAACGCAGCAGAGGACAAGCGCTCTGATGAGGAGGTCGTCAACGAGGACGATGATATTGATCCTCAGACCATTGATAAGCTCATCGAGATCTCCAGTAAGCTCCACCTCCCAGCGGACGACGTCGTTGACATCATCAGCGACgttgagaagaagaagaagaaagacgCTCCTGAGACATTGCCCTGGCAACGACCCCAGCAAAGACCCCTGGTTTACCCAGCAGCCAAAGCCGTCAATGCCCAGCCTTCACACCCCCGATACCCCACCCTGAAGCAGCCTCTCCCGGCCATCAATCCCCTCAAGGCCTGGTTCAAGGACAAATCCTCCATCAAACCCTCAAAACAAGACCTCTGGATCAAACCTCAACAGAAGTCCTTTCGGACTTCCTCCAACTATCCTACCTATCCCTTCTACCAACAGAAGCCCTATCAAGGCTACTACCCAATTTACTTCCCCCCTCCCAAGCCCAAGCCCCGCTTCTATGCCAAGCCTTCCTTCATGCTCAACGACCTCCTGTCGAATTCTCTGGACTACGACTTTGATTTTCCCCCCAAGAGGAGGTACCGTCCCTGGGTACAGCCCCGCCCGAGGAAGCCCCCCGCGGCACTCCGGCGGAACCTCTACTACCCAAATTACTCCAGCTACCCCAACTACCTCCTCCCCCCACACCCCAGGACATACAACCCCCTACCCGTCCCAGTCCCCATGCCTAAACCTCGCTCGTACCCACCCAGGGGTCAGGTTCAGCCTCGCCATCGGCATGGTTACTATTACCAAGCACCCTCAGCACCTTTGGTGACCCGGGACCAAGATTACTATGGGATGCAGGGGATAGGGATGGGGCCGCAGCAGCAAGATAGCAATGAAGACCTGGAGAACTACATTCAACAGGTCTTTATGAAACCCAGGCCTAGGATGTTTCAGtga